TCGATGATGACGACTGCCGGCCGCTCGGTGGAGGCTGCCGCCGTGAGAGCCTGTTTGAGGGGGTGGTGCAAGCCGTCACGCTGAATCTGGCTCAGCAGTTCGCCTTTGGTACTGCCCTTTACCCGGTCCGCCTTAAGGCCTAGTACCGGTACATTTTCGTGCTGCAATGCGAGGCAAAGGGCGCGCGCCAATACAGTTTTACCTACCCCTGCGCCACCAATCAGAATCTTGCTTTTTCGGCTAGCTGCCGACTCGCCCGGTTGGGGAGGTGACAAAGGGTTCAATACCCAAGAGAGGAGCTCGGCAACCTCTGGGCGGGTGATGTGATGCGCGGGCAGGTGGCCAATGGTGTAGGGCTCACTGGTAAGCGACGAACTAGCCTGCCGTAGCTGTGCCATTACATCCGCAACAGCGGGTGGTAGAATGAGTGGTTGGCCCTGCTGAATCAGTTCCTGCCGGATGAGGTCAGGCGTGAGCCTTAATTGAGCAGCACCCGCACGGAGGGCTAGTGCAGTAAGGCTATTCTTAGCAGCAGTAGCGTCAGCGACATGGGGCTGCAACCGTAATAGCAGATTCTCAGAGAGCAATGGAACAGGAAAAGCATAAAGCTCCACTTGCCGGAGGAATCGAAGAGTATCGCTACGGGAGGGATTAGCGCTAGCAAATTCCTGTTTCAGATACGTTTCGATTGCTTTAAAAACCTGGTAAGGTCCTCCTGCTAAGTCGGCTTCCAAGTTGGCCAGCTCAGAAGTATTGACCCTTTCTACACAGTCATCTAAGTCACGGTTTACTGGAGATTGGGATATCAGCAGCAGCCGCGCAGTGCTGTCCTGCTGGTGTTGGCTGAAAAAGTCATGGAGTATTTTGCGGTCTCTGAGTTGCTTTGCATCCCAACTACCATTGCTGTCCCGGTACTTTAAGCTAATGTATTCACTAGGCTTGCTGCGATGGGTAATTAGCAAGTCATCCACTGCAGACCTCTGCAGTGCTGCTGGATTAGGCAAACCGTCAGCTGGCGTTGGGAGCTCGACGTGGTGTGCTTCGGGCCGCAAAAAAATGATATCGTCTTCGGTAATAGCTTCTGCGAAGCGAAAAGCCGTGTACAGTACCTGATACTCTACTCCGGATAAAGTGGCCGACCCTCCTGCGCGTGACATGGATATTATGTGTTACTCATATCGAAGTGCTTGATATGAAGATCAAGATAATAAACCGTTATGGGCTCACCGAATGAATCTCTTTCTAGCTCACTTCCAAGTCAGAACTATTTGTATCATTATATAAACGCACGTTCGTAGTATGTTGCAACGAATAGTAAGAACTTATACGTCTTGCCCGATGCCGTGTGTAACACTGTTAATAAGAATTACCGCACAATAAGCCAAAGCAGAGCCCTACTACAGCCGTACTCGGTGATCTGCTTTAACTGAAAATTGAGCGCTTTCATACCGCAACTAATACAGCTTCTTCTATCGGCGACAGCATAGCCTCATAGTTAGAGTTCAGCGCAGGGTAGAGCAGCAGCAACGCTGCAATCCTACGCGCTATATGCGTAAACTCCATTACTTCCTGAAGCTGTAGCGAGCGGCCCAACACCTCATAGCTGCGGTAGCTAAGCCATTTTTTGAGCACTTGGTACCCGCCTATATTGTAATTCCATACCCCCATCGGCACGTTGGCCCAATACACATCCTCGTTAAGATGCACGTTAACTGTTTGAATTCCCCACTCCGCCGCTCTGAATTCCTCCGCAACGCGCGGCGTACTCAGTAAGCCAGGGCCTGGCATGACTTGCCCTTTATGGCCAAGGTATCCCCAGCGGGCTTTCACTTCAAAATGTTCCGCATTTGCATCCAACTGTCGCACGCCATCATAGTGCCGAGGCATAGCTATGGAGATCAGTTCTGATGCCAGCGTACCCTGCGTAACGCCCTTCACCGGTGCGGCCACGTTAAGCAAGGCCGCCAGTTTGCGGCCCAGCATAGCACTACCAGACAATACTGCCGGATCCGGTGGCAATGGCAGCCGAGGCCAATCCTGCTGCAATGCGCCAGCGTTGTGCGCTTGGTATGCAGGGGCATGCATCACTGCTAACGCGTGGTAAAACAATGACTCTGGCGCTTCCCCCGTTTTATACAAGTATTTCCAGGCCAGCTTAGAAAGATTGTAGACAGGCTCTGAGTCAGCCACCTGTGGCGTGTTAAACAACGGGAAAAAGTTGGTGCCACGCTCATTGACGTGCAAACTGCCAGCAACGGTAGTGAAATTCGAAGGTGAGTAGGCTTTGCGGCTTGCCTGCATTGCTTCCAGCCATACTGTGCCATGAGCCAGATTGCGTTGGTAATCCGCTCTTTCTCTATCCAAGAGTTTGGTATGCGGATTCCAATACAGCCAACGCAAATCGAATGGCCGGTATAGATAAGGGATTATCTGGCCGGATTCATAGCCGTGATTGAGCAGAGTATGTCGCGTTTGAACTGCATTAAAACCCGTAGCAGATTCCATCAGGCGAGGCACTAGTTTTGTCAATTCCTCATTCGATAACGCTGCATTGAAGTAGGCACGCATGCGTGACTCTAGTCGGGCTTTATCACCGTCTACTAAGGCTTCGTCTCGGCTAGTTTTAATACCGGGAAAGGACACTGGGAAAAGCTCTGGCAATGTGGGATTATCCAGATAGCCAGCGCGCACTGTTCGGGGCAAAAATGTAAGCCCTAATTCAGCAACGGGCGTCACACGCTGGTAAGGTACATCCGGTCGTCCTATGCTGCTCAAGTCGTCGGCAGGTGCTGCCAATAGCTCCAGCTGCTTCAGTTTATCGGAGCCGCGGATATCCCGATAGGCTATATTCTCCGTCCCCGCTGTTGCTCTTGTGCGCACCAATGTAGCCACAGCGGTACCCACTTGGATACCTTCCCGGTTGGCCTTTGAGCTGAACACGCTTGGGTCAGGCTTACCGTCGTAGGTCTTTCCTGTTCGATACTTATCGCCATGCAGGTTGTCTATATAAATTAGGTCGAACGCCGTCAACAACCGCTCCCGTAGTCCGGGGTGGCTTAATCCATCTAGCCACGAGTTATTCGACACGTAGCAAACCAATCCGCGCCCTGACCGCTCGGCGATTTGGCGTTCCGCAATGCGAAAGAATCGGATATACAAATCGTTGAGCCCTTGTCCCTGCGGCTGAACCGTCCGGGCTGGGTTGCGGTAAGCATCGGTTAGGCGGCGTTCCTCCGAAATGGCCAATCCAGAGACCCCATCGTAAGGCGGATTTCCCAGAATTACCATAATCTGCTCTTCTCGTTTCACATGCCGCGCCTGCTCCGCTTCTTGGGCCAGCGCGGGCAAAATGACCAACTGCTTTTCATGCTCAGCAGGGTCCCACCCGGTCAGCGCGTTGGTTAGGTAAATAGCAGCCTTCTGGCCATCCCCTAGTGGGGCACCTGCCGCCCGCAGGGCCAGCCCTAATTGTAAGTGGGCTACTACAAACGGAGCTGTCAAAATCTCAAAACCAAACAGGCGACGAGTTGCAGCCTCTCGCAGCATTGCTCCGGCTAAGGCGCCATGCGTTTGCAGTAGCCGCCTACCCACGAAACGCAGTACCTCCACCAAATACGTTCCCGTCCCACAGCATGGGTCCAAAACCACTACTCGCTCATCTGCTAGGCCTTCTTCGATGCCCAATTTCTCTTTGAGCATCTGGTCTACCTTCGCTATCATGTAAGAAGCTAGTTCGGGCGGTGTATACCACACGCCCATTTCCTTCCGCAATTGCGGGTCGTACGCTTCCAGGAACGGCTCGTAGAAATATTGAATGGCTGTGCTGTCAGCAAATCGGTTGAAAAACCTGTCCCTTCGTACTCGGCACAACGTGCGCCCAGTACGGGTCATCAAGTCCCGCATTTTCAAGCGGTCCACACTGGACGATGCGCCAATGTGCTCAAACAACACTTGCAAGACCGGTATTTGAAGGTAATGGGCCGTGGTGCGCCAATCGAATTCATCCTTGCGGTCCGGCTGCTCCCGATGCCATAACACCCATGCCGAGAATACCCCATAAAACAGGGTTTGAACGATGGTAGCGTGCAAGAAGCGTACGCCTTTTGGTCCATCGAATCGTGCCCCCAAGCTCTGCTCCAAGGCGGTTATCAACGGGACCAGTTCGTGCAGGTCCACCCCGCTGAGCCGGTCTCGTGCCTCCCGAGCGAAGGAGGCCAGCAGCCACGCTAGTTCCCGAGGTTGGTCCAACGGAGCGCCATGCAGCATGCACCGCGCTAAGAACTGCTCTGCCGCATCAGCCTGCTCCGCCGATAATATCTCAGGTTGCGCGCACAGGCTCCAAAAGCTTACTTCGTCAGGTGCCAACTCTAGTGTATCCAGCACCATCAGCTGGTTGAATTCATTCTTACCCAAGAAAGCAAAGTGCCGCAGGTTTGTCACCAACACCTGCCCATAATGCTGCCAATACTTTGAAACCTGTTTGCCTTCCAATAACGGCTTTAGCGACGCACCTGGTCCTTTCACCTCCCCAGCGCCGCGTTCAGGCTGCTGCCCAGTCATCCGCAACGGTCGCGAAGAACGCCCCGACGGCACCGCAAATAATCCGAAATCCGGTCTACCAGCTCCTAAGTCTTGGAGTTGAAATACCGATCGTACGGGCTGACGCAACGTTTCACCTATTGCATTGAGCAGGTTCTCCAATGGCCCGTAAAACGATGTTTCCTCAGTGCCACCTCCTGTTTGGTGAATAAAATAAAGGTCACGGAGATAGCGAGTTAGTAAAGGTTGGGGCATACCAATAATTTGAGCAATGGTAGATAGGCGTGCAAACTAGGTAGATTACAATTCAATTGATTCTATTTGCCAAGCGCCTTTTCTCAATTTTAGTAGTTTTACTCGCTGCCTGCAAGGCAGAAGTCATCATTCTTTCCCTGATGGACCGCAAAAAGCTACAACTCCTGCGTGAAAAAATAGGAGCCATTGTGCTACCTGATGCCAAGGACCGGTATGGCCGTCAATACGGTCAGGACGAAGCCCTTCAAAAAGCTCTGGCCGCGACTGCTACTACCGCGGTCGGGCTGGTGGGTAAGGCCAAGCTAGTGCGTGGTGGCAGTCATCAAAAGAAATTGGTGGAGCTGGCCGAAAAGTTGAAAGTTACGGGTAATGCCTTCAGTCACTCGCTCGTTGACATGACCACCTTGCGCACAGCCCGCACCAGTCTCCTGCGCGTTCTCAAAGCTGTCGACGACGAGAGCCGCAAAGTATTCATTGTCCATGGCCGCGACGACGCCATGCGCAAAGATGCTCAAGCAACCCTCAACCGCTTCGGCATTGATGGTATCGTTCTCTTTGAGGAAATCAATGAGGGCCAAACCATTATCGAAAAGTTTGACCGCGAAGCTCGTGCCTGTGGCTACGCCGTCGTCCTTTTCAGTCCCGACGATTTGGGCGGCATCCGCGTTGGCAAAACTGCACCCAAGCTTTCGCCCCGTGCCCGCCAGAACGTTGTACTTGAGCTTGGCTACTTCGTTGCCCTGCTCGGCCGCAAAAACGTCTTTGTACTCGTTGCCGGTTCCGGCCTCGAGCAACCTAGCGACTTCCATGGCGTTGTCTACGAAACCTATGACAAGGCCGGCGCATGGAAGCGTCGCCTTGCCAATGAGCTGTCCGGCGTCGGGTTTTACATTGATCCCGCTGTCTTAAAAAAGTTGTAGACTCAGTTGTATTAGGCTTTTTTAACTACGGTGTTACCCGTAATCACGCCAACGAGGTAGCATGTTTATTGGCTTTGTAACAATCTAAAATCATGATTTGCATTTATTGCATGAGCATAATAGCACAGTTGATAGCGTTATGATTGGCCTAATTCCTGAATTTGTCGTACCTTTGTTTTAACAGTACTCGCCACGCTTCTCGTCAGAACAGCGTACCAGGGCGAGTCTTTTTTTGTCCCTATTTCAAAGTTTGGACTATTCCGATAAACTATGGACTATAACAAGCAAGCTGTTTCCATCATTGACCAAATTGCGCTACTGCGCCAACGAGGTCTTGCCATTGACGATGAAGTAGCGGCTATTCGTCACCTCAGTAACATCAGTTACTATCGTCTGGCTGGCTACTTGCTTCCGTTTCAGTCAGACAAGTCGCTACATATCTACAAGATAGGCAGCCGCTTCGAAACTGCGCTGGAATTGTACCGATTCGATCAAAAGCTACGCGTCTTGGTCTTCG
Above is a window of Hymenobacter sp. J193 DNA encoding:
- a CDS encoding nucleotide-binding protein, which codes for MILFAKRLFSILVVLLAACKAEVIILSLMDRKKLQLLREKIGAIVLPDAKDRYGRQYGQDEALQKALAATATTAVGLVGKAKLVRGGSHQKKLVELAEKLKVTGNAFSHSLVDMTTLRTARTSLLRVLKAVDDESRKVFIVHGRDDAMRKDAQATLNRFGIDGIVLFEEINEGQTIIEKFDREARACGYAVVLFSPDDLGGIRVGKTAPKLSPRARQNVVLELGYFVALLGRKNVFVLVAGSGLEQPSDFHGVVYETYDKAGAWKRRLANELSGVGFYIDPAVLKKL
- a CDS encoding type ISP restriction/modification enzyme; translation: MPQPLLTRYLRDLYFIHQTGGGTEETSFYGPLENLLNAIGETLRQPVRSVFQLQDLGAGRPDFGLFAVPSGRSSRPLRMTGQQPERGAGEVKGPGASLKPLLEGKQVSKYWQHYGQVLVTNLRHFAFLGKNEFNQLMVLDTLELAPDEVSFWSLCAQPEILSAEQADAAEQFLARCMLHGAPLDQPRELAWLLASFAREARDRLSGVDLHELVPLITALEQSLGARFDGPKGVRFLHATIVQTLFYGVFSAWVLWHREQPDRKDEFDWRTTAHYLQIPVLQVLFEHIGASSSVDRLKMRDLMTRTGRTLCRVRRDRFFNRFADSTAIQYFYEPFLEAYDPQLRKEMGVWYTPPELASYMIAKVDQMLKEKLGIEEGLADERVVVLDPCCGTGTYLVEVLRFVGRRLLQTHGALAGAMLREAATRRLFGFEILTAPFVVAHLQLGLALRAAGAPLGDGQKAAIYLTNALTGWDPAEHEKQLVILPALAQEAEQARHVKREEQIMVILGNPPYDGVSGLAISEERRLTDAYRNPARTVQPQGQGLNDLYIRFFRIAERQIAERSGRGLVCYVSNNSWLDGLSHPGLRERLLTAFDLIYIDNLHGDKYRTGKTYDGKPDPSVFSSKANREGIQVGTAVATLVRTRATAGTENIAYRDIRGSDKLKQLELLAAPADDLSSIGRPDVPYQRVTPVAELGLTFLPRTVRAGYLDNPTLPELFPVSFPGIKTSRDEALVDGDKARLESRMRAYFNAALSNEELTKLVPRLMESATGFNAVQTRHTLLNHGYESGQIIPYLYRPFDLRWLYWNPHTKLLDRERADYQRNLAHGTVWLEAMQASRKAYSPSNFTTVAGSLHVNERGTNFFPLFNTPQVADSEPVYNLSKLAWKYLYKTGEAPESLFYHALAVMHAPAYQAHNAGALQQDWPRLPLPPDPAVLSGSAMLGRKLAALLNVAAPVKGVTQGTLASELISIAMPRHYDGVRQLDANAEHFEVKARWGYLGHKGQVMPGPGLLSTPRVAEEFRAAEWGIQTVNVHLNEDVYWANVPMGVWNYNIGGYQVLKKWLSYRSYEVLGRSLQLQEVMEFTHIARRIAALLLLYPALNSNYEAMLSPIEEAVLVAV